Proteins from a single region of Punica granatum isolate Tunisia-2019 chromosome 8, ASM765513v2, whole genome shotgun sequence:
- the LOC116189033 gene encoding cytosolic sulfotransferase 15-like, which translates to MANDHPNSLPPPSFRRIQSQTWPQENDDDVDLEELIASLPKEKGFISPIHILYRNFWCPSGVFPGVHSFSRHFTPHDSDIILVSKPKSGTTWLKALAFSTLRRDVFPPSANNHPLMSSNPHKLVPFLELSIYGQAGELLDLASFSVPRLFATHIPHDSLPESVGQSGCQVIYICRNPLDTIVSFCHFAPQVKPELWSGGRSSMEEYLDYCCRGIEPFGPFWDHLLGYWKASLERPNKVLFLKYEDLREDTAGNLKRIAEFMGAPFSEEEERDGVIEEIVKLCSLSSLKELEVNKTGKHWLAENKTFFRKGEVGDWVNHLTPSMAEKLERIMEEKLSPFGLTFRLK; encoded by the exons ATGGCCAACGACCACCCGAACTCACTGCCTCCGCCATCATTCAGGAGAATACAATCTCAAACTTGGCCGCAAGAGAACGATGACGACGTTGACCTAGAGGAGCTGATCGCTTCCCTCCCCAAAGAAAAAGGCTTTATAAGCCCCATCCATATACTGTATCGAAACTTCTGGTGTCCCTCGGGAGTCTTCCCTGGCGTCCACTCCTTCTCCCGCCACTTCACCCCGCATGACTCCGACATCATACTCGTGAGCAAGCCCAAGTCGGGCACGACATGGCTCAAGGCGCTCGCCTTCTCCACCCTTCGCCGTGATGTGTTCCCTCCCTCTGCCAACAACCACCCTTTGATGTCCAGTAATCCCCACAAGCTCGTCCCCTTCCTTGAGCTCAGCATCTACGGGCAAGCTGGTGAGCTGCTTGACTTGGCTAGTTTCTCCGTCCCACGGCTCTTTGCCACCCATATCCCACATGATTCGCTGCCGGAATCAGTAGGCCAATCCGGCTGTCAG GTCATTTATATTTGCCGGAACCCACTCGACACGATCGTCTCATTCTGCCACTTCGCTCCACAAGTTAAGCCTGAGCTCTGGTCGGGTGGACGAAGCTCCATGGAGGAGTACTTGGATTACTGCTGCAGAGGGATCGAACCGTTTGGTCCGTTCTGGGACCACCTGTTGGGATACTGGAAGGCGAGCTTGGAGAGGCCCAACAAAGTGTTATTCCTAAAATATGAGGACCTGAGGGAAGACACTGCGGGGAACCTAAAGAGGATCGCAGAGTTCATGGGGGCTCCTTTCtcagaggaggaagagagggaTGGTGTGATTGAAGAGATTGTGAAGTTGTGCAGTTTGAGCAGCTTGAAAGAGTTAGAAGTGAATAAAACTGGCAAGCATTGGTTGGCCGAGAACAAGACTTTCTTCAGGAAAGGAGAGGTCGGCGATTGGGTTAATCATTTGACCCCTTCCATGGCGGAAAAGTTGGAGAGGATTATGGAAGAGAAGCTGAGCCCTTTTGGGCTAACATTTAGATTGAAATAG